The following is a genomic window from Corallococcus soli.
GTCACCTCGTGCACCTGGATGTCGGTGGTGAAGATGCGGACCCACTGACCGCGCAGCACCTGCGCGGCCAGGATGCGGTGCACGTCCTGGCGGCTCCAGCCGTCCGTCGTCTTGAAGCGCTCGGACACGCCCTCCATCACCCCGCCGACGTCCTTCTCCTCCGCGGAGCGCGTCATCGCGATGATGCGCCGGGTGACCGCGTCCTTCACCCCCGGCTCCTCCCGGGGCCAGAGGAAGAGCACCAGCCCGGCGGCCAACAGCGCCGCCATGCCGCTCACCACCCGCGAGCGCGTCACCACCATCTCAGGCCGCCCCGGTTTCCGGCTCCAGCATCATGTCGTCCGCGTCGATGATCTCCAGCGGACGCAGCGCTTCGCCAATCTGCTTCAGGCGCCGGTCGGACAGCTGCTCCAGGTACGTGCGGATGTTGGGGAAGGCCTGCACCAGTTGGTGGAAGGCGTTGCGCTCCAGGTACGCCGACGCCGTCTTGCGCGGCACCAGCACCGTGGCCGTGGCGCGCAGGCCGGTGAGGAGCGAAATCTCTCCCGCCACCTCGCCCTCGCGCAGCACGCCCAGCGTCACCACGCCGCCCGCCGGGTCCTCCTTCTGGACCACCAGCTCTCCGGCCAGCACCAGGAAGAGCCCCGGCGAGTGCTCGCCCTCCACCAGCACCTTCTCGCCGGCCTGGAGGGGCCGGAAGGTGAAGCGCTGGAAGAGCGCGCCCCGCTCCGACTCCGGGAGCTGCTGGAACAGGGGCGAGTTCGCCATCAGGTTGCGCATCATGCGCTGCTGGGCGAAGTCCGCCAGCAGCTGTGGCACCGCCGGGTGGCTCTTGGCCACCGCGTTGAGGTGCTCGCGGCGGATTTCAAAGACCTCCGAGTCCGACACCGCCGTCACCGTGGCGGTGGGCGCCGCGCCCGTCAGCAGCGCCAGCTCCCCGAAGATGGACCCGCCGCCCAGGAAGCCCAGGGTGCGGTCCTCGCCCTCCGCCTTGCGCGTCACCTCCGCCTTGCCCGCGACCAGCACGTACAGGTGGTCGTCCGGCTCTCCCTCGCGGCTGATGACCTCCTCCGCCTTGATGGTGCGCCACACCATGCGCCCCACCAGGTCGATGAACGCCTCCCGGTCCAGGTCCGCGAACAGCGGCAGCGGCGGCCGGCCCTGGGGGTCGGCGGTGCCGCCGGTGTCCGGCGCGGCCAGCACTTCGATGGCGCGGTTGGACAGCTCCTCGCCCAGCAGGCCCATCAGGTCCGTGTCCACCTTGCCGTCATACAGGTGCTCCGGCGGCAGGGGCGGCGGCACCGCGGCGCGGCCCCGGGCGTGGCGCGCGGCGCGCGAGTGCACCCGCGCCAGCGTCTCCTTCAGGCGCCGCTCGTTCGGCGACAGCTCCAGCGCCAGCTTGCACGCGGCCATCGCGCTCAACAGGTAGTCGCGGCGCAGCAGGCCCTCCGCGCACGCGTGGTACGCGGTGACGGCGCGCTCGCGCTCCCCCAGCTCCGCCAGGCACCGGGAGGCCAGCATGCGCGAGCGATGGTCCGCGGGCACCCGACGCACGGCCTCCGCGAAGGCGGCGAGGGCGCGCTCGAACTGGCGCTCCTCGAACAGGTCCATGCCCAGCTCACGCAACGACGACTCACTCATCCATGTCTCCAGACCCACCACGACGAACCAAAAACCAACGAGGCCGCCCACCGGCGGCCGGGGGCGCTACGAACCGCCGGCCTTCTGCAGCTCGCTCAGCGCCATCTCCGCCTTGCGCTTCACGTCCGACCCCTCCGCGGACGACTCGATGACGATCTTGAACGTCTCCGTCGCCATCGAAGGGTCGCGGTCACGAGCGATGTACGCCGACAGGTACAGCTCTTCCACCTTCTTCTGCAGCTCGTCCAGCCCGTTCCTGGCGCGCGAGTCGCCGGGGTTGAGGCGCAGGGCCTCCCGGAAGCTGCGGCCCGCCGCCGGGTACTCCTTGCGCTTGAAGGCGGACTGCCCCGCCGCCACCGACGCGGACGCCAGCTCGTTGTCGAGCGTGTCTCCCAGCGAGCCCGCGAAGCCGATCTGCCGGTACACCTCCGCCGCGCGGCGCAGGGGCTTCACGGAGGCCTCCAGCGCGTTGCTCTCGTACTTCTTCTGGCCTTCCTCGAAGGCGGAGCGGAACTGGGGGATGAGCTTCTTGAGCGCCCGGGCCCGGGCCTGCACGTCCGCCTCCGCCCGGTACTTGTCCATCACCCGGTCCACCTCCAGCGTCGCGCGCTGGAAGTCCCCGCCGTTGAAGCGGCGCTCCACGTCCTCGAAGGCCTGCTCCACGAACTGCGCGCGCCGCTGCTTCGCGTTCTCCGCCGCCGCGGCCCGGTTGGCGCCGGCCTGTCGCACCGCCTGCGCCGCCTCCCTGGCGAGCGCCGCGTCCAGCTCCGCCAGCCGCGTCTCGTAGGGGGGACGGGTGTCCTCCTGGAGCTGCGGGATGAGCGTGCGGACCTGCTCCGCGTCGCGCGCCGTCAGCGCCGCCTCCACCAGCCCCACGGTGTAGGCCTGCTCCTTCGTCTCCAGCTCCTTCTTGAGCTCGTCGCGCTCCGCGTCCGTCCGCGCGGTGCCCTCCGGCGTGTTGCCCAGCCGGGCGCGCGCGTCGTCGTAGCGGTTCTCCGCGATGAGGCCGCGCGCCTCCTTGAAGGCCTCCACGATGTCCTGCAGCCGCTGCGCGCCCTTGCCCACGCCGTCCGCGTCGATGCCGGCGTGCACCTTCTCCGCCTCCGCGGCGAAGCGCACGGCGTCCGGGTACTCGCCGTCACGCACCTTGTCGCGCGCCTTCTGCATCAGCTCCGTGGCGCGCTTCAGGCTGGGGTTCTCCGGCGGAGGCGGCGG
Proteins encoded in this region:
- a CDS encoding cyclic nucleotide-binding domain-containing protein; translated protein: MSESSLRELGMDLFEERQFERALAAFAEAVRRVPADHRSRMLASRCLAELGERERAVTAYHACAEGLLRRDYLLSAMAACKLALELSPNERRLKETLARVHSRAARHARGRAAVPPPLPPEHLYDGKVDTDLMGLLGEELSNRAIEVLAAPDTGGTADPQGRPPLPLFADLDREAFIDLVGRMVWRTIKAEEVISREGEPDDHLYVLVAGKAEVTRKAEGEDRTLGFLGGGSIFGELALLTGAAPTATVTAVSDSEVFEIRREHLNAVAKSHPAVPQLLADFAQQRMMRNLMANSPLFQQLPESERGALFQRFTFRPLQAGEKVLVEGEHSPGLFLVLAGELVVQKEDPAGGVVTLGVLREGEVAGEISLLTGLRATATVLVPRKTASAYLERNAFHQLVQAFPNIRTYLEQLSDRRLKQIGEALRPLEIIDADDMMLEPETGAA
- a CDS encoding FHA domain-containing protein, whose amino-acid sequence is MAVPDEDWSAPLSGEEGMDEGGDPELYGEAEPQRSRTGETRVASIADVRPEAEEAPEEDEDNSETTRAGPPVLVLVLDGPDKGRKKRFKGVRMVLGRSKDCDFALGDQTVSRRHIELVYGESGVVMRDLGGISGTQVNDQKVDECILKHGDEISVGKTRLRFVDEGELIKEMRAKAESGEDDAEKKKQEEQKKDPRLDEKTNANYKLADLMRDEKARKAGVPRPRPVRSPAREGIKFDFKMKVGAAVVGTVVVLMMVGLAMSGRGGPPPPPPENPSLKRATELMQKARDKVRDGEYPDAVRFAAEAEKVHAGIDADGVGKGAQRLQDIVEAFKEARGLIAENRYDDARARLGNTPEGTARTDAERDELKKELETKEQAYTVGLVEAALTARDAEQVRTLIPQLQEDTRPPYETRLAELDAALAREAAQAVRQAGANRAAAAENAKQRRAQFVEQAFEDVERRFNGGDFQRATLEVDRVMDKYRAEADVQARARALKKLIPQFRSAFEEGQKKYESNALEASVKPLRRAAEVYRQIGFAGSLGDTLDNELASASVAAGQSAFKRKEYPAAGRSFREALRLNPGDSRARNGLDELQKKVEELYLSAYIARDRDPSMATETFKIVIESSAEGSDVKRKAEMALSELQKAGGS